From Methanobacterium sp. Maddingley MBC34, the proteins below share one genomic window:
- a CDS encoding daunorubicin resistance ABC transporter ATP-binding subunit (PFAM: ABC transporter~TIGRFAM: daunorubicin resistance ABC transporter ATP-binding subunit): MDSVIKAQNLTKVYGGLTAVDDVSFEVKKGEIFGFLGPNGAGKTTTVRMLTGIIKPDHGKSIIMGFNIQKEPLKAKQTIGVVPETSNAYVDLSAWQNMILMSELYGIPRKTAEERSRNLLEKMGLYQRKDDKVKGFSKGMKQRLILAMALVNDPELLFLDEPTSGLDVQSTRLIRKILQEFPQEGKTIFLTTHNMDEASHLSDRVAIISHGKIAAIDRPEKLKNQIKNLHSVKISFDERVSLENLTGIPYINDIKKEGDNLIIFTDNVSDLITSLTSFAESRNMKIMSLNTMAPSLEEVFIQLTREDE, from the coding sequence ATGGATAGTGTGATTAAAGCTCAAAACCTCACCAAAGTCTATGGTGGATTGACTGCAGTAGATGATGTGAGTTTTGAGGTAAAAAAGGGAGAAATATTCGGATTCCTGGGACCCAATGGTGCGGGTAAAACCACCACAGTCAGGATGCTCACTGGAATAATCAAACCAGACCATGGTAAATCAATCATCATGGGCTTTAACATCCAGAAGGAACCTTTAAAGGCAAAACAGACCATTGGGGTGGTCCCGGAAACATCCAATGCCTATGTTGATCTTTCTGCCTGGCAGAACATGATCCTAATGTCCGAGCTCTACGGAATTCCCCGTAAAACTGCAGAGGAAAGATCAAGAAACCTCCTGGAAAAAATGGGACTCTACCAGCGGAAAGATGACAAGGTGAAGGGATTTTCCAAGGGAATGAAACAGAGACTGATCCTGGCCATGGCCCTGGTTAACGACCCGGAACTCCTTTTTCTGGATGAACCCACCTCGGGCCTGGATGTGCAGAGCACCAGACTCATCCGGAAAATACTACAGGAATTCCCCCAGGAAGGGAAAACCATCTTTTTAACAACCCATAACATGGATGAAGCCAGCCACCTCTCAGACAGAGTGGCTATCATTAGTCATGGTAAAATCGCAGCCATAGATCGTCCTGAAAAACTAAAAAATCAGATTAAAAATCTCCACTCAGTGAAAATAAGCTTTGATGAAAGGGTAAGCCTGGAAAACCTCACTGGAATCCCCTATATCAATGACATAAAAAAGGAGGGGGATAATCTCATAATATTCACCGATAATGTCAGTGACCTCATTACCTCCTTAACTAGCTTTGCTGAATCCAGAAACATGAAGATAATGAGTTTGAATACAATGGCCCCCTCATTGGAAGAGGTTTTCATCCAGCTCACCAGGGAGGATGAATAA